The Helicobacter ibis DNA segment TAGTAATCCTTTCTAAAAAAATAAAAAATTTACTAAAAAACTTTAACTATTGTGTATCTTGAATATTATGATTTACATCAATAACACAATGAATTGTAAAGGAAAATATTTACAATAATAAAATATTTTTCGATAAACATTATACTATAAATAAAAACTATTTTTTATTTTTTAGGATAAAATTACACAGGTGTAGCGAGTGGTTGCTTTTTATAAAGAGGAAAGTCCGAGCTGCTTTGGGATAAGATTCCATTTAACAAATGGCTAGAGCAATCTAAGGGAAAGTGCAACAGAAATTAAACCGCTATTTAGCATATTTAGCAAGGGTGAAATGGTAAGGTAAGAGCTTACCGGAAGTGTAGTAATACATCTTTGTCAGTGCAAACCCAATCTGCAGCAAGAAGGATATGGTTAAAATCCCAAATTTTAGAATCCTTCGCTAGATTTTTATTGTGAGATAAAAACAAGACAAATAACCACAAAAACAGAACTCGGCTTATAGCTACACCTAATTTTATTTTATTAGGAATGTTATGAAAATGCAAAGTGTCCAATTATCTCATGGTAGTGGTGGAGTAGAGTCTCAAAAACTTATAAACGATATTTTCTATAAACATTTGCAAGACTTGGTTATATGTGGTGGAGAAGATGCTGGAGTATTTGAATCTAGTTCAAAACTTGCAGTTAGCACAGATGGATATACAATATCTCCTATATTTTTTGAAGGTGGCGATATAGGTAAATTATCTATTTATGGTAGCTGTAATGATGTATCAATGATGGGTGCAAAGCCACAATATATAACAGCTAGCTTTATGATTGAAGAAGGTTTCTTGTTTGAAGAGTTAGAGAAAATTGTAATATCTTTTTCTGCTGCAATTAAAGAATGCAATGTTAAATTAATTTCGGGCGATACAAAAGTGTTGCCAAAAGGCACAATAGATAAGATGTTTATAACTACTACTGCTATTGGTGAGATTGTATATCCAAATTTAAGTGCTTTCTCACTGCAGAGTGATTGCTCAATTATTGTAAGTGGAACAATAGGAGATCATGGAGCAGTTATATTCTCAAAAAGAGAAGAAATAGAAATAAATTCCAATTTACAAAGCGATTGTGCATTCTTATATCCAATGCTCGAATCTTTATTTACAGAAAATATAAACATTTATGCACTAAGAGATTCCACTAGGGGTGGAATAGCTAGTGTGCTAAATGAATGGGCAAACTCCTCAAATGTAGGTATAGAAATTAATGAGGAAAAATTACCTATCAAAAATGAAGTAAGAGGCATATGTGAAATGCTAGGTTTTGAAGCATGCAATCTTGCTAATGAAGGTATGTGTGTGTTATGCGTAAGTAAAAAAGATGAATTAAAAACACTAGAGATTCTAAGAAATAGTAAGTTGGGACAAAATGCACAAATCATAGGACAAACAACTAATGAAAACAAAAAACAAGTGATATTTAAAACTTCGTATGGTGCAAAAAGATATTTAGAATATCCAAGCGGAGAACTATTGCCTAGAATTTGCTAGGGTATAAACTGGTAAAAAATAAGGTTGCTAGAGCCCAAAAGCTTCTCCAAGCAATCATCTTGCTTGAAGAATTATAGACTCAAAAGTTCTGCTACCCTCTTGCCATAGTTTTCATCTGCTTTTTTGAAGTGCTCTAGTTGGCGTTTTTGTATTTCTACTGGCACACCTTCCATTGCTTCTTTGATGTTTTGGCATAGTGCTTCTTTTTGCTCTGCATTCATAAGGCGATATAAATCCCCTGCTTGCACATAATAATCATCTTCGTATTCTCTGTGATTATATTTCATCATCACATCACCCTCTTTTATGTGCAATGGTGGCTCAATAGCATTTGAATCTTCACTATAGTCATTATAGTAGCTTGGATTATAGTTTCTCTCTCCACCAAATTTACCCATTTGCATATATCCATCTCTATGTGTCGTAGATACAGGAGCTATACTTGCATTTACTGGGAGTTGAGAGTGATTGATTCCAAGTCTATATCGTTGTGTATCACCATAGCTAAATAATCTTCCTTGAAGCATTTTATCAGGGCTATATCCAACTCCTGGCACGATATTTGCAGGGTTAAATGCTGCTTGTTCTACTTCTGCAAAATAGTTTTCTGGGTTTTTATTAAGCTCTAAGATCCCAACTTCAATTAATGGATAATCTTTATGACTCCATACTTTTGTAAGATCAAATGGGTTGAATCTGTAAGTTTCGGCATCTTTTTCAGGCATTATTTGCACACAGAATCTCCACTTTGGAAAATTACCTTTTTCTATGTTCTCAAATAGATCTTTTTGGTGAGATTCTCTATCTTGTGCTATTATTTCTTCTGCTTCTTTATTTGTTAGATTGTGGATTCCTTGCATACTCTTAAAGTGGAATTTAACCCAAAATCGCTCATTTTTAGCATTTAAAAAGCTATAAGTATGGCTCCCAAATCCGTGCATTTCTCTATAACTTCTTGGAATTCCTCTATCACTCATTAAAATTGTTACTTGATGCAAAGATTCTGGGTGCAAACTCCAAAAATCCCATGCAGCAGTAGCACTTCTTAGGTTTGTTTTTGGATCTCGTTTTTGTGTATGGATAAAATCAGGGAATTTAATAGCGTCTTTTATAAAGAATACCGGAGTATTATTTCCTACTATATCCCAATTACCCTCTTCTGTATAGAATTTGAGTGCAAATCCTCTTACATCCCTTTCTGCATCAGCTGCACCTCTCTCACCTGCCACAGTTGAAAATCTCAAAAATGCTTTAGTTTTCTTGCCTACTTTTTCAAAAATTTTAGCTTTTGAATATTGCGTGATGTCATTTGTGATTGTTAGCTCTCCATAAGCCGCGCTTCCTTTGGCATGAACCACACGTTCTGGAATTCTTTCTCTATCAAAATGTGCCAACTTTTCTAGTAGCCAAGTATCTTGAAGAAGTGTAGGACCTCTTTTTCCTGCTGTGATTGAATTTTGATTGTCACCTATTGGTGTGCCTGTTGCGGTTGTAAGTTTTTTACTCATAGTATCTCCTTAAACAATAGATTATTATTAAGTGATAATTATTGCTATTTTTTACTTAAAGAAAAATTTTATTAATAACAAATCATTTAAAACTTATTTACCTAGCAATTTTAATCCCATTTTTTGCATAAAACTCATCTTTTTCTTGCTATGTTTTAGCAATAGAGTGACTATTTCTTTTCTTCTAAAAATAATCGCACAATTAAGTGGAGTAAGCCCCATACCATTATCAGAATCTACATCTGCACCACATTCTATAAGTAGCTTTGCCATATCATAGTAACCTTTAAAACACACTCCAGCAAGTGGTGTTTGATTTTTGTCATTTCTTTTATCGACCTCTGCTCCACGCTCTAATAATAGCTTTGCACATTCAATAGAATTGTTGTAAGCTGCTAACATTAACAGTGTATTTCCTTTATGATTTGATAAATTTACATTTAATCCAGAATCTAAAAGTATTTTTAAAGATTCAATATCATTGTTTCTTGCAAAATCAAAGGAGCTTTGAAGTAATTCTTCTAACTTTTTTTCTTCTTCTAGTGTCAATTTCATATTATTCCTTTAAAATCAAGCATTATTTAGAGCTGATTATATAAAAATGCTATTAATAAATTTGGATTTTAATATTTTTTTATTATTTGTATAATTTTTTTTGTAAAATATCCGATATGAAAGCTATACAGCTTATATAGACAATAAGGAGATTGCTATGGAAGTGAAACAGACAAATGTTCAAAGTGGAATAAATATTGCTAGTGCTTCAAATAACTATGATAATACTAGTAGTGCTAAAACTTCGAATCTTAAAGCGCAACAAACGGAGTTGGAAGAACTAAAAGAAAAGCAAGATATTGAAGAGCAAAAGAAAAAATTAAATGAATTAGCTCAACAGCTAAATAAAGAGCTAAATCCTTTAAACACTAATGTTACATTTAGCTTTAATGAAGATATAGAAGGTTTGTATGTAACAGTTAGTGAAAGAGATACAAATAGAGTAATAAGAAAAATACCAAGCGACGAAGCTATGGAACTAATGGCAAAAATGAAAGAAGTCGTTGGTATGATTTTTGACAAACAAGCTTAATACTAGGAGGACATTATGGCATTAGGTTCATTGGCTTCATTGGGTGTTGGTAGTGGTGTTTTAACTTGGGATACCATAAATCAAATGAAAGAATTAGATATAAAAAACCAACTAACACCGATTCAAACAAAGTTACAAAGCAATCTGCAACAACAAACAGAGCTTACTTCTTTAATGTCACTTATGAGCTCTCTAAATTCAAACTTTAGGACACTCTCTGATTATAGCACATTTCAAAAAAGACAAGCAAATGTTGAAGGGAATGGTATTAAGGCTACCGCTGGAGAAGGATTAGCTGTCCAAGATATAAAGCTTAATGTATCGCAACTAGCACAAAATGATGTAAATCAAGTTGGCTTAAAGTTTAAAGATAGAGACAGCGTATTCAGTAATGATAATACCACTATAAACTTTTATCACAATGGCACAGAATACAATATAGATGTAAAGGCGGGAGCTACTTTAAGCGATGTTGCACAAAGCATTACTGATGCAACTGGCGGAGAAGTTCTAGGTGTCATTATGAAAACTGGTGGAGATGAGCCATATCAACTAATGATACAATCAAAAAACACTGGTAAAGACAACAAGATATATTTTGGAACAACTCTAGAAGGTGCAGCAATGCCCGGAGGACATATCAAAAGCGGTAATTTAAAAATAGAAATTGGCGGACATGAGCTAAATATAGATATGTCTAAAATAAATAGTAAGCTAGGTAATACTTCTGAACAAAATGCAAGTGCGGTTATGGAAGCAATAAACAAAGAGCTTGAAAAACCAGAAAATGCAGAATTAAAGAAAAAAATAGATAGTGGCGAAATTACTATTGATTTAAATAAAGATGGCAAAGGACTCATGCTAAATGATGCTAAAGGTGGGCATATTAAAATTACCACAGAGAACATAAAAGTCCAGAGTGCAGAGGGTGTTAGTGATACTGACACTGATCTTGGATTCTCCAAAAAAGAAGCTGGAAGTAGAGATTTGGTTGTTGGTTCTCCTGTTAGCACAAACACTGGTTTAAGTGGTGTATTTACTCTAAATGGAGAAAAGTTTGATTTAGGTAAGATATTAAAAGGTTCAAATGGAAAGGATAATGCACAAAAAATTGCAGATGCAATAAATGCAAAGACAGATAGCACAAAGATAAAAGCAGAAGTAAGAGATGGGAAGCTTGTGCTAAATTCCACAGATGGAAGCTCGATTCGTGTAGCTGCTGAAGGTGCTGATGATGATGCAAAGTCAAAAGTATTATCGTCAATTGGATTAAGCAGTGGTAACTATACTTCATCTCAAAGTTTTCTAGAAAAAATGGATATAACAAGTATCCAAAATGCACAAAATGCTATCTTTACATATAATGGTATAAAGGTAGAGAGAGATAAAAATGTGGTTGATGATGTAATATCTGGTCTTACACTTGAGCTTACAAATGTAACAAAAGAAGACGAAGAAGTAACAGTTAGAATCTCAAGAGATGATAAGGCAGTTTTAGATGAAGCAAAGGCATTTGTAGAGAATTACAATGCTTTAATACTAAAGATTCAAGAGCTAACTAAATATGATGAAGAGACAAAGGTAGCTGGAGTATTTAATGGTAATAGCGAAGTAAGAAGTATTACAAGGGAACTAAATTCTCTTATAAACTCTACTGATGCCGATAAAAATAGTCTTGTGAAATTTGGTATTACAATGAATGAAAATGGGACTTTATCTATAGATTCTAGCAAGTTTGAGACTGCTTTTAAAGAAGATCCCGATAAAGCAATAGAATTCTTTAGAGGTGGAACTGTTAAAGTAAATGGTGTAGACACAGAAAAAGAAGGTGTATTTACAAAGCTAAAAAGCACTATGGATTCGTTAATTAGTGGCAGTAATTCTACCTTAAAGATTTTAGAGCAAAACTTAATAAATGAGCAAAAATCATTACGAGAGGATCTAACTTCTACACAAGCATATATAGATAGTAGATATGAAATTATGGCTGCTAAGTGGTCTGTATATGATACGATGATAGCTAAGACAAATCAAGCAGGAAATGCAGTAGCAAATATGATAAATCAAATGAATAATAGTAACTAGGATAAAAAATGAATGGTGCAGCTTATAACTCATATCAACAAAATTCTGTTGCAGTTGAATCTCCAGCCAGATTGGTTGAAATGCTATATGAAGGGATTTTGAGATTCTCTTCAATGGCTAAGAGATGCATAGATTCTGGCGATATAGAGAAAAAAATCTATTATATAAATCGAACTACTGACATTTTTGTAGAATTACTAAATTCACTAGATTATGAAAAAGGTGGTCAGGTAGCACATTATTTAACTGGGCTATACACACATCAAATAAAGTTATTAACCCAAGCAAATATGGAAAACAATAAAGAGAAAATAGACATAGTAATTAAAGTTACCAAAGGGTTATTAGAAGCTTGGAAGGAAGTAAATCATGAATTGGCTCAATGAATTAAAAGTAGCATTTTTAAATAAAAATGACA contains these protein-coding regions:
- the hypE gene encoding hydrogenase expression/formation protein HypE, which produces MKMQSVQLSHGSGGVESQKLINDIFYKHLQDLVICGGEDAGVFESSSKLAVSTDGYTISPIFFEGGDIGKLSIYGSCNDVSMMGAKPQYITASFMIEEGFLFEELEKIVISFSAAIKECNVKLISGDTKVLPKGTIDKMFITTTAIGEIVYPNLSAFSLQSDCSIIVSGTIGDHGAVIFSKREEIEINSNLQSDCAFLYPMLESLFTENINIYALRDSTRGGIASVLNEWANSSNVGIEINEEKLPIKNEVRGICEMLGFEACNLANEGMCVLCVSKKDELKTLEILRNSKLGQNAQIIGQTTNENKKQVIFKTSYGAKRYLEYPSGELLPRIC
- a CDS encoding catalase, which codes for MSKKLTTATGTPIGDNQNSITAGKRGPTLLQDTWLLEKLAHFDRERIPERVVHAKGSAAYGELTITNDITQYSKAKIFEKVGKKTKAFLRFSTVAGERGAADAERDVRGFALKFYTEEGNWDIVGNNTPVFFIKDAIKFPDFIHTQKRDPKTNLRSATAAWDFWSLHPESLHQVTILMSDRGIPRSYREMHGFGSHTYSFLNAKNERFWVKFHFKSMQGIHNLTNKEAEEIIAQDRESHQKDLFENIEKGNFPKWRFCVQIMPEKDAETYRFNPFDLTKVWSHKDYPLIEVGILELNKNPENYFAEVEQAAFNPANIVPGVGYSPDKMLQGRLFSYGDTQRYRLGINHSQLPVNASIAPVSTTHRDGYMQMGKFGGERNYNPSYYNDYSEDSNAIEPPLHIKEGDVMMKYNHREYEDDYYVQAGDLYRLMNAEQKEALCQNIKEAMEGVPVEIQKRQLEHFKKADENYGKRVAELLSL
- a CDS encoding ankyrin repeat domain-containing protein; the protein is MKLTLEEEKKLEELLQSSFDFARNNDIESLKILLDSGLNVNLSNHKGNTLLMLAAYNNSIECAKLLLERGAEVDKRNDKNQTPLAGVCFKGYYDMAKLLIECGADVDSDNGMGLTPLNCAIIFRRKEIVTLLLKHSKKKMSFMQKMGLKLLGK
- a CDS encoding FlaG family protein; this translates as MEVKQTNVQSGINIASASNNYDNTSSAKTSNLKAQQTELEELKEKQDIEEQKKKLNELAQQLNKELNPLNTNVTFSFNEDIEGLYVTVSERDTNRVIRKIPSDEAMELMAKMKEVVGMIFDKQA
- the fliD gene encoding flagellar filament capping protein FliD, encoding MALGSLASLGVGSGVLTWDTINQMKELDIKNQLTPIQTKLQSNLQQQTELTSLMSLMSSLNSNFRTLSDYSTFQKRQANVEGNGIKATAGEGLAVQDIKLNVSQLAQNDVNQVGLKFKDRDSVFSNDNTTINFYHNGTEYNIDVKAGATLSDVAQSITDATGGEVLGVIMKTGGDEPYQLMIQSKNTGKDNKIYFGTTLEGAAMPGGHIKSGNLKIEIGGHELNIDMSKINSKLGNTSEQNASAVMEAINKELEKPENAELKKKIDSGEITIDLNKDGKGLMLNDAKGGHIKITTENIKVQSAEGVSDTDTDLGFSKKEAGSRDLVVGSPVSTNTGLSGVFTLNGEKFDLGKILKGSNGKDNAQKIADAINAKTDSTKIKAEVRDGKLVLNSTDGSSIRVAAEGADDDAKSKVLSSIGLSSGNYTSSQSFLEKMDITSIQNAQNAIFTYNGIKVERDKNVVDDVISGLTLELTNVTKEDEEVTVRISRDDKAVLDEAKAFVENYNALILKIQELTKYDEETKVAGVFNGNSEVRSITRELNSLINSTDADKNSLVKFGITMNENGTLSIDSSKFETAFKEDPDKAIEFFRGGTVKVNGVDTEKEGVFTKLKSTMDSLISGSNSTLKILEQNLINEQKSLREDLTSTQAYIDSRYEIMAAKWSVYDTMIAKTNQAGNAVANMINQMNNSN
- the fliS gene encoding flagellar export chaperone FliS, whose product is MNGAAYNSYQQNSVAVESPARLVEMLYEGILRFSSMAKRCIDSGDIEKKIYYINRTTDIFVELLNSLDYEKGGQVAHYLTGLYTHQIKLLTQANMENNKEKIDIVIKVTKGLLEAWKEVNHELAQ